Within the Longimicrobiaceae bacterium genome, the region GGCTGGCCCCAGGTGCCCTGGACCAGGCGCGCCATGACCTCGTGCAGCGAGGGCGCGGCGCCGTCGCGGGCATGGAAGGAGACCAGCCGCGCCGCGCGCTCCCTGTGCAGCAGGCCGTCCACGACGCTCGCGGCCAGCGACTGCGCCGCCGCCACGGGGTCGAAGGCACCCCCGAGCGGCGAGGCGAAGGACCAAGCGTTGGAGCCGTAGCCGTAGGGCGGGGGCGGGATCATGGCGGCCACCCGCTCCGGGATCGCCAGCGCCTCCGGCTGGAGCGCGCGGATGATGGCGTTCAGCGCCGCACGCTGCTCCGCCGGGTCCACGACGCGCGCAGGCACCTGCCCGTCGCCCGAAAGCGCGAAGGTGTACTCCAGCCCGCCCACCACCTTGGCCGCCGCCTCCAGCGCGTACCGGTGGTGCAGGTACACCGGGGCCAGCCGCTCGCTCAGGTGCCACATGGGCTCGCCGGGGCGGATCGCCGCCGTGCCGAAGCGGTCCAGGAGCACGCGGCGCACCGCCATCGTCCGCTCCAGCTCCGCCACCCGGTCGCTCCCCAGGGCCCAGCGGGTCACCTCGGCCATGCTCCCGGCCTCGTCCGCGTCGCGGTCGGCCATGAAGCGCACCCCGTCGCGCATCGCGGCGCGGACCAGCTCGGCCAGGCCGCGGGCCTCCGCCTCCGGCGTCGGCCACTGCATGTACGCGAAGCGGATCGCCAGCGTGTCGTACGCCCCCGGCCCGGCGCGGTACGCCTCCGATACGTCGATCCGGCCGTCCCTCAGCCGGATCAGCGGCCCCGGGTAGTCCATCACCGACGAGCGCCCGTCCGCCGAGGCGATGAAGTTGTGCGCCAGCCCCAGCGTGTGCCCCACCTCGTGCGCCACGTGCTGCCGGCGCCGCATCATTGCGAACGCCTCCGCGTCCGCCTGCGGGTCCAGCCGGCCCACCCACTCGCCCACCTGCATGGCCGGGAGCGCCCCGGCGAAGATGTTGTAGTCGGTGAGCGAACGGTACGAGTCCATCCGCACCGCCGCCTTGATGATCTCCCCGGTGCGCGGGTCGCGGAACGACGGCCCGATGGAGAAGCCCGGGTCGGTGCGGTGAACCCACTGGATCACCGAGTAGCGGGCGTCCATGGGGTCCACGTCCTCCGGGAGGTCCTCCACCCGGAAGGCGTCGATGAACCCCGCCGCCTCGAACACCCGGTTCCACCAGAGCGCCCCCTCCCGGAAGGCGGTGCGGTACGGCTCGGGGACGCCCGGGTCCAGGTAGTAGACGATGGGCTTCACCGGCTCCGACATCGCCGCCGCCGGGTCCTTCTTCTCCAGGCGCCAGCGCGCGATCCAGCGCTGCGGGTAGCGCGCGTCGAAGGGCTGGCTGAAGTCGAAGAAGGTCAGCGGGTTCACGCCCACCCGCGGGTCGAAGGCGCGGGGCTCGTACCCCGGCGGCGGGAGCTCCACGAACGAGTGGTGCTGCCGCAGCGAGAGCGAGCGCCCGTCCGGCGTGTGGCGGCGGATCTCCGGCCCCGGGTTGTCGCTCGCGAAGGTGAGGAGCGTCTCCACCTCCGTGTTCATCGGGAAGGCTTTGGTCCGCGGGAGGTAGACGGTGCTCCGGTCGCGGTCCAGCCGGAAGTCGCCCTGCTGCCCCTGGCGGATCCGCGCCGCCACCCCGAAGGCGTCCTGGAGGAAGAAATCCGTCGCGTCGATCAGGAACCGCCCATCCTGCTCCGCCTGGATGGGGAAGGCGCCGCGCACCGACACCGGGAACGACTCCACCACGGCCCGCGTCTCCCCCGGCGTGGCGGCGCTCACCGCGCGGAAGCCGGTGTTCTGCTGCACCAGGAGGAGCTTGGGGCCGTGCCTCTCGAAGCGCACCACCACGCCGTCGCCGATGGTGCCGCGGTCCAGCCCCAGCGCGTTGGAGCCGACCCCGGTCGCCAGCGAGTTGAGGTAGAGGAAGTCCTCGCCCACGCGCGGCACCTCCAGGAGCAGCTTCCCGCTCCGGGCGTCCCAGTAGAAGGGGAAGTAGCCGTCGTGCCGCTCCAGCCCCGCGGTCTTCCCCGCGAAGGTGCCCGGGGCGGCGGCCTGTCCGCTCGGGGCGGGAGCTTGGGCGGGACGCTGCGTCGGAGCGCAGGCGGCCAGCACGGCGAGCGCGGCGGCGAGCGCCGTCTTCCGGATTGCGTTTCGGGTCATACGGTGTCGCGGGCGGGGGTGGCACTGCGCGTGTGGGGCCGCTCCGGAGCCAGGCCAGACGGCGGCCTGTCTCCTCCGCGGGTCGTGGAGCCACCGGAAGCCGCTCCGGTGTCTCCGCTCCGGCTGCGGGAGCCTCGCCAAACTGCCGGCGAGTCTCCCTCCGCACAAGCTTTTCGGGGTCAGGCCAGCGCTGGAGCCTGCTCTCGCACCGGGCGGGCGGGGTGGGCGGCTTCTTCCGGCACGGCGAGCGCGCTCGCGCCGAACAGCACCAGGGAGATCCAGACCAGGTCGGCGAGCAGCAGGTGCACCAGCTGCATCCACACCGGCGCCAGGAGCGCCAGGTTCAGGAAGCCGGCGCCGATCTGCACCGCGTACAGCACCGCCAGCGCCAGCGCGAGGCGGCGCGTGGTCCGCCCGGGGCGGAGGCGGGCGACCAGGCGCGCGGCGAGCACCAGGTAGGCGCCCACCGCCAGCGCGATGGCCGGGTGGAAGATGCGGAGCCGGAGCAGGAAGTGCGCGGTGGGGGAGAAGTCCTGGCGGATCCCCTCGCGCAGCGACGTGGCGGGGAAGAGGGTGTCGCCCAGCGCGGCGATGGCGCCGGACGCCCCCAGCACGACCATCCCCGCCACCCCCACCGCGAGCAGCGCCGCCGCGGCGCCCTGCCCGCGCAGGCGGACCGGCCGCCCCCCGGAGGCCCACCACCCGGTGAGCGCGATGGCGCCCAGGAGGAAGAAGGTGTTCACCAGGTGCGCCACCATGGAGAACGCCCGGTACCCGGAGGCGTTGTCCGCCACCAGCTGGAAGAGCACCAGCCCCGCCCCCAGCAGCGCCTCGATCACCATCAGCACCATGGACGCCGCCGCGGCGCGGCGCACCACGTGCCCCCTGGGGAAGGCGCGCAGCGCCCACACCAGCATTCCCAGCACCAGGAGCGCGGCGATCCCGCTGGTGACCCGGTGCGTGAACTCGATCACCTGCTCGGCGCTCGCCAGGCGCGGGATCACCTCGCCGTCGCACCGGGGCCAGTGGTCGCCGCACCCCGCCCCCGAGCCGGTGGCGCGCACGTAGGCGCCCCACGCCACCACGGCGAGGTTGTAGGCGAGCACGCCCCAGGCGAACTTCGCGAACGGCGTCAGCTTCATCGGTCCGGTGTCTCGGTGAGCGTGTGCGGGGGGAGGCGCTACGGCGCTGCAAAATAAAGCGATCCGCGGCGCATCAGGCAACCTCGCGGACGCCGGCCCCCGCGGGTCCGGGTGGCTCCGTGGGGAATCTCCCCACGGAGCCGTGGGGGATCGCCCGGACGGCGCGTCCTCCGCTTGGCGCAGGGTGTTGCGAGGTGTATATTCTCCGGCTTCCGGGCCGGCCCCCCGCGCGGCCGGAACGCCACCCGCAAACGAGCACGAATGCAAGACATCGCCGCCACGGCCGTGAGCGACGTCCTCCCGGGCTCCACCCCGCTCACCGGGTCGAGCGCCGCGGCCCTCGCCGCGGACGGGATGACCACGGGGACCCAGCGCGCCGGCGTCGCCGCCTGGCGCCAGGGCGCGTCGGGGGGGATCCGGCAGCGGCTCCGTGACTACGTGACGCTCACCAAGCCGCGGATCATCTCGCTCCTCCTGCTCACCACCGCCGCCCCCATGTTCATCGCGGTGCGCGGCTGGCCGGACGGGACCGCGCTGCTCTGGACCATGCTGGGCGGCTACCTGATGGCGGGCGGGGCCAACGCGATCAACATGTACATGGATCGCGACATCGACGCCCGCATGCCCCGCACCGCACTGCGCCCCATTCCCAGCGGGCGGATTTCGCCGGGGCACGTGCTCGGCTTCGGCGTGGCGCTCGGGGCGGCGGCGTTCGTCCTCTTCGCGGCCCTCGTCAACCTGCTGGCCGCCGTGCTCGCGCTGGGCGGGCTGCTGTTCTACGTCTTCGTCTACACGCGCTGGCTGAAGCGCACCTCCCCCCAGAACATCGTGATCGGCGGGGCGGCCGGGGCCTTCCCGCCGCTGGTGGGGTGGGCGGCCGCCACCGGCGAGGTGACGCTGACCTCGCTGTACATGTTCCTGATCGTCTTCTTCTGGACCCCGCCGCACTTCTGGGCGCTGGCGCTGGTCAAGCAGAAGGACTACGGCCGCGTGGGCGTCCCCATGGCGCCCAACGTCTGGGGCGAGCGGCAGACCATGCGGCAGATGGTGGTCTACACCGCGCTCCTCATCGTCGTGACGCTCGTGCCGGTCACCTACGGCGGGCTCGGCGCGGTGTACGGTGTGGCCGCGGCGGCGCTCGGCGGGTGGTTCCTCTTCGACGTGGTGCGGCTCTTCCGC harbors:
- a CDS encoding zinc-dependent metalloprotease, with protein sequence MTRNAIRKTALAAALAVLAACAPTQRPAQAPAPSGQAAAPGTFAGKTAGLERHDGYFPFYWDARSGKLLLEVPRVGEDFLYLNSLATGVGSNALGLDRGTIGDGVVVRFERHGPKLLLVQQNTGFRAVSAATPGETRAVVESFPVSVRGAFPIQAEQDGRFLIDATDFFLQDAFGVAARIRQGQQGDFRLDRDRSTVYLPRTKAFPMNTEVETLLTFASDNPGPEIRRHTPDGRSLSLRQHHSFVELPPPGYEPRAFDPRVGVNPLTFFDFSQPFDARYPQRWIARWRLEKKDPAAAMSEPVKPIVYYLDPGVPEPYRTAFREGALWWNRVFEAAGFIDAFRVEDLPEDVDPMDARYSVIQWVHRTDPGFSIGPSFRDPRTGEIIKAAVRMDSYRSLTDYNIFAGALPAMQVGEWVGRLDPQADAEAFAMMRRRQHVAHEVGHTLGLAHNFIASADGRSSVMDYPGPLIRLRDGRIDVSEAYRAGPGAYDTLAIRFAYMQWPTPEAEARGLAELVRAAMRDGVRFMADRDADEAGSMAEVTRWALGSDRVAELERTMAVRRVLLDRFGTAAIRPGEPMWHLSERLAPVYLHHRYALEAAAKVVGGLEYTFALSGDGQVPARVVDPAEQRAALNAIIRALQPEALAIPERVAAMIPPPPYGYGSNAWSFASPLGGAFDPVAAAQSLAASVVDGLLHRERAARLVSFHARDGAAPSLHEVMARLVQGTWGQP
- a CDS encoding heme o synthase codes for the protein MQDIAATAVSDVLPGSTPLTGSSAAALAADGMTTGTQRAGVAAWRQGASGGIRQRLRDYVTLTKPRIISLLLLTTAAPMFIAVRGWPDGTALLWTMLGGYLMAGGANAINMYMDRDIDARMPRTALRPIPSGRISPGHVLGFGVALGAAAFVLFAALVNLLAAVLALGGLLFYVFVYTRWLKRTSPQNIVIGGAAGAFPPLVGWAAATGEVTLTSLYMFLIVFFWTPPHFWALALVKQKDYGRVGVPMAPNVWGERQTMRQMVVYTALLIVVTLVPVTYGGLGAVYGVAAAALGGWFLFDVVRLFRSASLTRPAWALYRNSLLYLALLFCAMAVDGVVPGQREGVRDMVVLRSPDVSVPAGVSR
- a CDS encoding COX15/CtaA family protein, which gives rise to MKLTPFAKFAWGVLAYNLAVVAWGAYVRATGSGAGCGDHWPRCDGEVIPRLASAEQVIEFTHRVTSGIAALLVLGMLVWALRAFPRGHVVRRAAAASMVLMVIEALLGAGLVLFQLVADNASGYRAFSMVAHLVNTFFLLGAIALTGWWASGGRPVRLRGQGAAAALLAVGVAGMVVLGASGAIAALGDTLFPATSLREGIRQDFSPTAHFLLRLRIFHPAIALAVGAYLVLAARLVARLRPGRTTRRLALALAVLYAVQIGAGFLNLALLAPVWMQLVHLLLADLVWISLVLFGASALAVPEEAAHPARPVREQAPALA